Proteins encoded together in one Lathyrus oleraceus cultivar Zhongwan6 chromosome 5, CAAS_Psat_ZW6_1.0, whole genome shotgun sequence window:
- the LOC127082171 gene encoding uncharacterized protein LOC127082171, with product MDRDLDLIMQFKDLNVVCEVTDYSVRLGMLKLTSGFLGDIGEIQKLDVALVDCMSSVNQSEDEEFRVDENGILKFKNRVCVCDVPELKKTTFEESHRRSLSIHPKVTKIYQDLKKTFWWSEMKRDVV from the coding sequence ATGGATAGAGATTTGGATTTGATCATGCAATTTAAAGACTTGAATGTGGTGTGTGAGGTGACTGATTATAGTGTGAGATTGGGCATGTTGAAGCTGACTAGTGGTTTTCTCGGTGATATCGGAGAGATTCAGAAATTGGATGTAGCTTTGGTTGATTGTATGTCATCAGTTAACCAAAGTGAAGATGAAGAGTTTAGAGTTGACGAGAATGGGATCCTAAAGTTTAAAAATAGAGTTTGTGTATGTGATGTGCCGGAACTTAAGAAGACTACTTTTGAAGAGAGTCACCGAAGaagtttgagtattcatcctaAGGTTACTAAAATATACCAAGACCTAAAGAAAACATTTTGGTGGTCGGAGATGAAGAGAGACGTTGTGTAG